Below is a window of Oncorhynchus tshawytscha isolate Ot180627B unplaced genomic scaffold, Otsh_v2.0 Un_contig_1303_pilon_pilon, whole genome shotgun sequence DNA.
TGCTGATCCTCTCCTGCCTTGCCTTCGCCGGCGCAGCCTACGGTGAGAAAATGTCCATGTTTATGCCATTGTCTGCCTTGTTGGATACCTTGTAGGATACCTTGTAGGATACCTTGTAGGATACCTTGTAGGATTCCTTGTAGCTTGTAGGATTCCTTGTAGGATTCCTTGTAGGATACCTTGTAGGATTCTTTGTAGGATACCTTGTAGGATACCTTCTAGGATTCCTTCTAGGATACCATGTAGGATACCTTGTAGCATACCATGTAGGATTCCTTGTAGCATACCATGTAGGATACCTGTAGGATACCATGTAGGATACCATGTAGGATACCTTGTAGGATACCTTGTAGGATACCATGCAGGATACCATGTAGGATACCTTGTAGCATACCATGTAGGATACCTTGTAGGATACCTTGTAGGATACCTTGTAGGATACCTTGTAGGATACCTTAGGTTGGCTTTTTAGTCGTTCAGGTTTTTAGTGTTAttctttttgttttttaaattctcatgtgtttgttgtgtagtaaatatttcagttgtAATTTGTTTCTTCCTGTGATGCACATTGTGTTGCATTTCCATGTCGGAAATGTGCTGTAGAAATGAAACTTAACTTGATTTATTTATCgggtaaaataagtatttgatagtAGTTGACTGCTCTGGTCAATAACATTTCAGGTGGTACTACAATAGGCAGCAATGTATTTATATTCTGAATGGACGTAATTCAGAAACTGTCACTGTTAGAATCTCTGTTAGAGCAGCCAAACTTGACCCCTGACCCATAATCTCTGTCTTTAGGCTGTGGTAAACCCGCCATCCAGCCTGTGGTGTCTGGTTACGCCCGCATCGTCAACGGTGAGGAGGCTGTGCCCGGCTCCTGGCCCTGGCAGGTGTCCCTCCAGGACTACACTGGATTCCACTTCTGCGGCGGCTCTCTGATCAACGAGAACTGGGTTGTGACTGCTGCCCACTGCAGCGTGAAGTGAGTGCTGGCTGCTGAGCCATAACCTTCATAAATGTAGCAACATGCTAACTAGCTAAAAAAACTAGCTAAAATCTAGCTATTGCTCACACTAACTAGCTAAAAGCTAACTATTGCTAACTAGCTAAAAGCTGGCTAATGCTAACTAACTAAAAACTAGATATAAACGAGATAATGCTAATGCTAATTAGCTCAAAGCCGGCTAGCATATTGCTAAAGTAGCTAAATTATGTTTCTTTTGTGAAACTATTTCAGGACCTCTCACCGTGTGATCCTGGGAGAGCACGATCGCTCGTCCAACGCTGAGAACATCCAGACCATCAAGGTTGGCCAGgtaaacaatcacacacacacacacacaactattaCTACAATTTGAACATctagacttttattttgaagtaaAGATAAAGATCAAGTTCCACCTTTCCATccctactgtcccctatatatccctactgtcccctatataTCCCCACTGTCTCCTATATATccccactgtcccctatatatccccactgtcccctatatatccCCACTGTCCCCTATATTACTACAATTTGAACATCTAGCCTTTTATTTTGAAGTAAAGATAAAGATCAGTAAAAGTTCCACCTTTCCATccccactgtcccctatatatccctactgtcccctatatatccctactgtcccctatataTCCCCATTATCCCCACTGTCTCCTATATTACTACAATTTGAACATctagacttttattttgaagtaaAGATAAAGATCAGTAAAAGTTCCACCTTTTGAAGTCACATCAACTCAAACGATAATGATCTGCTCAGCGGATTAACATTCAATCTAAATCACAAACGTTGTCGCCTTGTGTCCTTACTAGGTCTTCAAGCACCCCAATTACAACGGCTTCACCATCAACAACGACATCACCCTCATCAAGCTGGCCACGCCCGCTCTCTTGGGAACCCGTGTGTCCCCCGTGTGCGTTGCTGAGACCAACGATGACTTCCCCGGTGGCATGACGTGTGTGACCTCCGGCTGGGGTCTGACCCGCTACAACGGTAATCAATAATCACTACAGCTTTTCTAGGTCTCATTGTAAAGTCAGACAAATCTTGGTTAGTTTTTTTGACTAGCGGTATGTTTGGTATAGTTGAAAGTTTCCATTTCAGTTggctcaatgtatttgaaaaatgaCGTTTCAGTTGGCTCAATCTATTTGAAAAATGACGTTTCAGTTGGCTCAATctatttaaaaaatgacgtttcGGTTGGCTCAATctatttaaaaaatgacgtttcGGTTGGCTCAATctatttaaaaaatgacgtttcGGTTGGCTCAATctatttaaaaaatgacgtttcGGTTGGCTCAATctatttaaaaaatgacgtttcGGTTGGCTCAATctatttaaaaaatgacgtttcGGTTGGCTCAATctatttaaaaaatgacgtttcAGTTGGCTCAATctatttaaaaaatgacgtttcGGTTGGCTCAATctatttaaaaaatgacgtttcGGTTGGCTCAATctatttaaaaaatgacgtttcGGTTGGCTCAATctatttaaaaaatgacgtttcGGTTGGCTCAATctatttaaaaaatgacgtttcGGTTGGCTCAATctatttaaaaaatgacgtttcGGTTGGCTCAATctatttaaaaaatgacgtttcGGTTGGCTCAATCTATTTAAAAAATTACGTTTCGGTTGGCTCaatctgtttaaaaaaattaCTTTTCAGTTGGGTTTCAGTGTAGTCTTGAGTTGCTAGTAGTCTAATAATGTGAGAAAGATGGTGATTGGCTGACCGGTTTCTAAGAGTTACCTGACCCTTGGTGTCCTCTGGTTCCAGCTGCTGACACCCCTGCCCTGCTGCAGCAGGCTGCTCTTCCCCTGCTGACCAAGGCTCAGTGCCAGAAGTTCTGGGGCTCCAAGATCACCGACCTCATGATCTGTGCTGGAGCTGATGGTGCTTCTTCCTGCATGGTGAGTAACACAAACCATAGGGTTGGAACATTCCGGTAAACTTCCAAAACATTGCCAGGGTTTTCAGACTTCCTAGTTGGAAGAATCCCAGATTTTTgcaagcctacacaaaacatatGGCAccctaacacactgttacaggctATGACACTGAACCTACCACCATCTGACTAATGGCAGAGTTCAATCTGAACTTTTACAGTTGTTTACACTGGTTTAAACAGTCATTGCATCAATTCAAGCTTGGTGTTTCCTTAGTTCTTAACTTTTTGGGAAACAGCCGAGCACAAACTCtgaacataaaaaataaatcccTAGAGAGAGACTCTTAACTCTTTCTGTGCTCCTTTTTGTGTTCCTCCAGGGTGACTCTGGTGGCCCCCTGGTCTGTGAGAAGGCTGGTGCCTGGACCCTGGTTGGTATTGTGTCCTGGGGCAGTGGAACCTGCACCACCACTATGCCCGGAGTGTACGCCCGCGTCACCGAGCTCCGCTCCTACATCGACCAGACCATCGCCTCCAACTAAGTTTTCAACTTCATCtccataaaaaaaaattaaagtagtTTCTAGTAACATATTTGTTCCTTGGTGTTTCTTGAAACGTGGGTTTTGATAGTTAATGCAGCAATCAGCaagtaacaaaataacaaagcggTCTCTCCGCTAACTGTTCTGGTTAAACGCGGGGGGAGggtgctggagaaatgtaaccactctcaaatacaAAGATACATCTccggatgcaaggactgaccatccatgatatcaacattcactagttccaaaaacatccagtgattttgcatagccacatcattcaacagaaatactcatcataaatgtagatgataatacaagatctacacatggaattatagatatacctctccttaatgcaaccgctgtgtcagatttcaaaaaaactttacggaaaaagaaacccatgcaataatctgagacggcgctcagaagtaaAAGTCACAGTAGCCACAatgatggcgtcaacataaacaagaaattacattctaaatattcccttacctttgatgatctacatgagaaagcactccaggaatcccaggttcacaataaatgtttgttttgttcgatgatgtccgttatttatgtccaaataccttcttttgttagagcgtttggtatacatatccaaacgctcattctggtcagcgttacatcggacaaaaacttcaaaaaataATATTACAAgacgaagaaacatttcaaactaagtacagaatcaatcattagtatgtttttaacatatagcttcaataaagttccaaccggagtattccttcttgtcttcatgagcaatggaacgcaagtggataccataccatgaggaataagcgtgatcagaaaatggctgactgccagacacctgatagattctgctctcattcactcccacaacaacgTAGAtgtctcattcaaatttctatagatggttgacatctagtggaaccccaaggcagtgcaacatcattaatatctcaaggggatttcattggagACTTTagtgaatacatacaaagctcagatttctcacttcctgttttgatttctcctcaggattttgcctgccatatgagttcccTATAGTCCCACATGAGTTcctttatactcacagacatcattcaaacagttttagaaactttagagtgttttctatccaatactattaataatatgcatatattagcaactgagactgaggagcaggccgtttactttgggcaatttattcatccaagctactcaatactgccccccaggcAGAAGAAGTTTTAAAGGGTTATGttcgcttaccacgctgcgcctccTCTTTATGACGACCATGACAGAACAACCCACcataacaggaccaagcagcgtgaaaaggaGGAGTATAATGTAGTGATGATATAATGTagtgatggtataatatagtgatggtataatgtagttatggtataatatagtgatggTATAATATGGTGATGGTATAATATATCTATAATATAGTGATGGTATAATGTAGTGATGGTATAATGAagtgatggtataatatagtgatggtataatatagtgatggTATAATGTAGTGATGGTATAATGTAGTGATGGTATAATGTAGTCATGGTATAatgtagtgatgatataatatagtgatggtataatatagtgatggtataatatatttataatataatgatggtataatatagtgatggtataatatagtgatggtataatatattgatggtataatatagtgatggtataatatagtgatggtataatatagtgatggTATAATGTAGTGATGGTATAAGATATTTATAATATagtgatggtataatatagtgatggtataatatagtgatggtataatgtagtgatggtataatatagtgatggtttaatataatgatggtataatatagtgatggtttaatataatgatggtataatatagtgatggtataatatagtgatggtataatatagtgatggtataatatattgatggtataatatagtgatggtataatatagtgatggtataatatagtgatggTATAATGTAGTGATGGTATAAGATATTTATAATATagtgatggtataatatagtgatggtataatatagtgatggtataatgtagtgatgatataatatagtgatggtataatatagtgatggtataatgtagtgatggtataatatagtgatggtatagtgaggtgatggtataatatagtgatggtataatgaagggatggtataatatagtgatggtatagtgaggtgatggtataatatagtgatggtataatgaagtgatggtataatatagtgatggtataatatagtgatggtataatatagtgatggTATAGTGACGTGATGTATaatatagtgatggtatagcgaggtgatggtataatatagtgatggtataataaagtgatggtataatatagtgatggtatagtgaggtgatggtataatatagtgatggtataatgaagtgatggtataatatagtgatggtataatatagtgatggtatagtgaggtgatggtataatatagtgatggtataatatagtgatggTATAATGAAGTGATGGTATAATGTAGTGATGGTATAATGTAGTGATGGTATAATGTAGtaatggtataatatagtgatggTATATTATATTTACAATATAATGATGGTATAATGTagtgatggtataatatagtgatggtataatatagtgatggtataatatagtgatggtataatatagtgatggtataatatagtgatggTATAATGTAGTGATGGTATTAGATATTTATAATATagtgatggtataatatagtgatggtataatgtagtgatgatataatatagtgatggtataatatagtgatggtataatgtagtgatggtataatatagtgatggtataatatagtgatggtatagtgaggtgatggtataatatagtgatggtataatgaagtgatggtataatatagtgatggtatagtgaggtgatggtataatatagtgatggtataatgaagtgatggtataatatagtgatggtataatatagtgatggtataatatagtgatggtatagtgaggtgatggtataatatagtgatggTATAATGAAGTGATTGTATAATGTAGTGATGGTATAATGTAGTGATGGTATAATGTAGTAATGGTACAATATAGTGATGGTATATTATATTTACAATATAATGATGGTATAATGTAGTGATGGTATAATATAGGGATGGTATAATGATGGtataatatatttataatataatgatggtataatatagtgatggTATAATGTAGtaatggtataatatagtgatggtataatatatttataatataatgacggtataatatagtgaTGGTATAAAATGGTGATGGTATAATGTAGTGATGGtataatatatttataatataatgatggtataatatagtgatggtataatatagtgatggtataatatatttataatataatgacggtataatatagtgatggtataatatagtgatggTATAATGTAGTGATGGTAGAATATATTGATCGTATAATATagtgatggtataatatagtgatggTATAGTGAGGTGATGGTATAACGTAGTGATGGTATAACGTAGTGATGGTATAGTGAggtgatggtataatatagtgatggTATAACGTAGTGATGGTATAACGTAGTGATGGTATAGTGAggtgatggtataatatagtgatggTATAACGTAGTGATGGTATAACGTAGTGATGGTATAGTGAggtgatggtataatatagtgatggTATAACATAGTGATGGATGGTACAATATagttatagtataatatagtgatggtttaatataatgatggtataatatagtgatggatggtataatatagtgatggtttaatataatgatggtataatatagtgatggtttaatataatgatggtataatatagtgatggtataatgtagtgatggtataatatagtgatggtataatatagtgatggtataatagtgatggtataatatagtgatggtataatatagtgatggtataatatagtgatggtataatatagtgatggtttaatataatgatggtataatatagtgatggtataatgtagtgatggtataatatagtgatggtataatatagtgatggtataatatagtgatggTATAATAGTGATGGTTTAATATagtgatggtataatatagtgatggtataatataatgatggtataatatagtgatggtataatatagtgatggtataatgtagtgatggtataatatagtgatggTATAATATAATGATGGTATAATGTAGTGATGGTATAATGTagtgatggtataatatagtgatggtataatataatgatggtataatatagtgatggtataatgtagtgatggtataatatagtgatggTATAATGTAGTGATGGTATAATGTagtgatggtataatatagtgatggtataatatagtgatgtATGGATAGTTTACATCATGTATGTATCCTATACAGTATCTGTCGCCTACGGTGTCCTGGGAAATGACCCAATGTACTGGAGACCTTGAGTGGAGTAACACTGGCTTATCAGTGGTACATAATACTCTATGGGCAAAACCATGCAAGTCATATGTTTAACGTTATGGAGCAGGGGTGGATAATTGTATGCAGGTGCTTTACCACAGTGAATGTTAGTACTGAAGTATATAATGCCAAATCTTTGTAATTATTAGAACTGACTTTGATCAGATAATCACAGATACAGTATAGTGGAATAACAACAGTACTGTCTTTGGCCACAGCTAGTGGCCTGTCCCATGAGCCCCATCTCTTTCAGCTAGCCACAGCTAGCGGCCTGTCCCATGAGCCCCATCTCTTTCAGCTAGCCACAGCTAGTGGCCTGTCCCATGAGCCCCATCTCTTTCAGCTATCCACAGCTAGTGGCCTGTCCCATGAGCCTCATCTCTTTCAGCTAGCCACAGCTGGTGGCCTGTCCCATGAGACACATCTCTTTCAGCTAGCCACAGCTGGTGGCCTGTCCCATGAGCCTCATCTCTTTCAGCTAGCCACAGCTGGTGGCCTGTCCCATGAGCCCCATCTCTTTCAGCTAGCCACAGCTAGTGGCCTGTCCCATGAGCCCCATCTCTTTCAGCTAGCTACAGCTAGTGGCCTGTCCCATGAGCCCAATCTCTTTCAGCTAGCCACAGCTAGTGGCCTGTCCCATGAGACCCATTAGCCACAGCTAGTGGCCTGTCCCATGAGCCCCATCTCTTTCAGCTAGCCACAGCTAGTGGCCTGTCCCATTGAGCCCCATCTCTTTCAGCTAGCCACAGCTAGTGGCCTGTCCCATGAGCCCCATCTCTTTCAGCTAGCCACAGCTAGTGGCCTGTCCCATGAGCCCCATCTCTTTCAGCTAACCACAGCTATAGTGATATGTCTCAACAGTAATAACTCCAGTGATATGTCTCAACAGTAATAACTCCAGTGAAATGTCTCAACAGTAATAACTCCAGTGATATGTCTCAACAGTAATAACTCCAGTGAAATGTCTCAACAGTAATAACTCCAGTGATAACTCCAGTGATATGTCTCGACAGTAATAACTCCAGTAATAACTCCAGTGACATGTCTCAACAGTTTGTCCATAAGTtgacatatactgtatgtcagaGGGCTTGTCCATTTCAAGGTCTGGGAAGAGGGTGTCTCGATTCTATTGGAAAGTTCACGCCATCCTCCCTCTGCAACGTGTACATGATCCCACAGAGCCCAGATAAGACATCCTGACCGCAACTCTGTGCTTCCTGTATAAAAGCCCCTCAGTGAGTCTGTCTCCATCAAGCTGAAAACATCTATCGCCCTGTGGATCCTCTCCCTGGCCTTCGTTGGTGCGGCCGACGGGAAGCTTCAGatggttttttgttgttgtctaaaACGTTCTCTGTGTTGAGATGTATGGCATCACTGTATGACATCACTGTATGGCATCACTGTATGGCATCACTGTATGACATCACTGTATGACATCACTGTATGGCATCACTGTATGACATCACTGTATGACATCACTGTATGACATCGCTGTTATGACATCACTGTTATGACATCACTGT
It encodes the following:
- the LOC112224680 gene encoding chymotrypsin A-like; protein product: MNCLLILSCLAFAGAAYGCGKPAIQPVVSGYARIVNGEEAVPGSWPWQVSLQDYTGFHFCGGSLINENWVVTAAHCSVKTSHRVILGEHDRSSNAENIQTIKVGQVFKHPNYNGFTINNDITLIKLATPALLGTRVSPVCVAETNDDFPGGMTCVTSGWGLTRYNAADTPALLQQAALPLLTKAQCQKFWGSKITDLMICAGADGASSCMGDSGGPLVCEKAGAWTLVGIVSWGSGTCTTTMPGVYARVTELRSYIDQTIASN